In Bacteroidota bacterium, the DNA window AACCCATTTATCTTCAGTATTTTTCAATTCATCGTAAATTCCTTCTTTGTAAAAAACACCATGTCTTATAAATAACATTCTGTCAGTTGTAATTCTTGCACATTTCATATCATGTGTAATAATCAAAGATGCAGAATTATATTTTTCCTGTACAGAAAGTATCAGTTCACTAATTTCTTGAGATGTTTGTGGATCAAGCCCTGTTGTCGGTTCATCATAAAAAATCACTTTTGGTTTCATAATAAGTGTTCTTGCAAGACCAATACGTTTTTTCATCCCTCCTGATAATTCTGAAGGTACTTTATCAATTGCATCTAACAAGCCTACATTTTCTAGGGCTTCAACACTCATATCTTCAATTTCTGCATCAGATAAATTCTTAAAGTTTCTAATAACAGGAAAAGCAAGATTTTCTCTCACAGTCATAGAATCATACAAAGCACCACCTTGAAAAAGGAATCCTATTTGTCTGCGAATATTTAAAAGTTCTTTATGATTTAAAGAAAAAACATCTTTTCCAAATACTTCAATTTTCCCTTCATCAGCTTCCAAAAGACGAACAATACATTTTATCAAAACAGATTTGCCAATACCTGATTTACCCAGTACACCAACATTTTCACCTGCTCTAAGTTTTAGAGATATTCCATTTAAAATTGGATTAGCTGGAAAAGCTTTTTTAAGATTTTCAACTACAATAACTTCTTCGTTGTTATTTTGTTTAATATTTTCGTTATTATTTGTCATTAAAAAAAACTTAAAATATTTGATCAAGTTGAACAGCAACAATATCAATAATAAACATTGCCAATGAAGAAGCTACAACTGCCGAATTTGCGGCTTGTCCTACACCCTCAGTTCCT includes these proteins:
- a CDS encoding ATP-binding cassette domain-containing protein, translating into MTNNNENIKQNNNEEVIVVENLKKAFPANPILNGISLKLRAGENVGVLGKSGIGKSVLIKCIVRLLEADEGKIEVFGKDVFSLNHKELLNIRRQIGFLFQGGALYDSMTVRENLAFPVIRNFKNLSDAEIEDMSVEALENVGLLDAIDKVPSELSGGMKKRIGLARTLIMKPKVIFYDEPTTGLDPQTSQEISELILSVQEKYNSASLIITHDMKCARITTDRMLFIRHGVFYKEGIYDELKNTEDKWVKSFFE